The DNA window agtacatgtgactgggtcaccttgctatacagtagaaaattgacagaacactgtaaagcagctataatgaaaaaaataaaaatcattaaaaaattactaaTGGCATTTATCGAAGAACTagaacaagaaaatttaaaatttgtatggaaacacaaaagaacccaaatagtcaaagcaatcttgagaaagaaaaatggagctggaggaataggCTCCCTGACTTCTATACTccaaactacagtcatcaaaacagtatctcacagaaacagaaatataggttaatggaacaggatagaaagcccagaaataaacccacacatatatggccaattaatctatgacaaaggaggcaagaatatacaatggagaaaagacagtctcttcattaaatggtgctgggaaaactagacaactacacataaaaaaatgaaatgagcatATTCTCTTACActacatgcaaaaataaacacaaaatggattaaagacttaaacataaggtcagatgctataaaacttagaggaaaacatacacagaacactccttgacataaattaaaggaatattttttttttttttttttggaccatgcccatggcatgtggaagttcttgagccagggatcaaacttgtgccataccagtgacccaagccactgcagtgacaacactgaacacttaacctgctgtgcaacaagagaactcccagcagTATCTTTTATGATCTGCCTccaagagtaatgacaataaaaacaaaaataagtgggccctaattaaacttaaaacttttgcacagcaaaggaaaccattaaaaaaccaaaatgataagccacagaatgggagaaaagtaaatcaagtgactgacaaggaattaatctccaaaatatacgaacatctcatacagctttatcttagggaaaaaaaaacaattaaaaaatggtcagaatatccaaatagatatttctccaaagaagatagacagatggtcaaaaaagcacatgaaaagatgctcaacatcacctattattagagaaatgcaaatcaaaactacactgaaaaaaaaaaaaaaaaggaaaaacaaaaaaacaaaaaactacactGAAGTAGAGTTCCCACCCTGGTgtaatgggatcagcagtgtctctccagcccaggaggcaggtttgattcttccccccgcccccctgcctggtgaagtggattaaaggatctgtgttgccatagctgtggcataggttcagatctgatccctggcccgggaattccatgtgccacaaggtggccgaaaaaggaaaaagaaaaaaaaaagtacaatgagttatcacctcacaccagtcagaatgaccatcatcaaaaaatctacaaacaataaatgctggagagggtgcagagaaaagggaacactcctacactgttggtggaaatgcaaatcagttCAGCTACTAtgtagaacagtatggaggttccttaaaaaaataaatatatattaactaGAACTATTAACTATCATATATATGATCTAGCAaacctactcctgggcatctatctggaaaaaaacccataattcaaaaagatacacaaaccCCAATTTTCATGGAAGCAtaatttacagttgccaagatatggaagcaacctaaatgtccactgacagatgaatggataaagatgtggtgtatatatacatatacatacacaatggaatactactcagccataaaaaagaacaaaataatgccattttcagcaacatggatggaccatgaaattaccataccaagtgaagtcagtcagataaagacaaatatatcaccaatatgtggaatctaataaaaatgatacaaggaacatacaaaacagactcaaagatttcaacaccaaacttatagttaccaaatgggaaacattagggggagggataaattaggaggttacAATTAACATATagacactactgtatataaaacagataagtaacaaggacccactgtatagaacagggaaattTAATCCACAttgtgtaataacttatatgagaaaagaatttgaaaaggaatggatatatatatatataactgattcactttgctgtgcacctgaaactaccacaacattgcaagtcaacaatactccaataagtttttttaaaaagtaaagggagaacagaggattttttttttttgcctttttaatgaaAACCATGCACAAAATTTGACAACAGTTTAGGAAAAGGTAAGTTCCAAACACTGAggtagtttgtttttaatctgctaTTTGGTCTTTTGCTctaaaaatgcacatattttaagattttgtttgCTATATAAAATGTTTGTTATAATAAATATGCTATATTAGCTTTTACCATTGGTGTCTTTCTAATGAGAAATCCAGCAAATGTGCACCCAGATTCTTCTGTTTACATATTGCATATAGTGTACAATGCTatataaagagatagaaaaaccTTGCCTTTAACTCAAAAATGGCCAAAATGAATACTTGCTATTGTTATTTACTTGTctcaggatattttaaaaagtaactgacAGGTATGAAAGTTTTCCACATATTTATTATACAGTCAAGGTTTATCCTTAGAATTTAACATCTGATGAGGACTAAATTaaaatagaagttttttttttttcttattcattacatttattaAATCATTCTCAAGTGTGTATAGagttgtccctcagtatccatgGGAACTGATTATGGGACCCCCACAGATACCAACATCTGAGAATGATCAGGTACCTTATACAAAATAGTGTAgaatttgcatataacctacacataTCTTCtcagatacttaaaataatttctaaattactTATAACACCTAATACAATGTATATGCTATTAAACAGTTGTTGGTGTGtggtaaattcaagttttgctttggggaattttctggaatttttttttctgaatatttaaaatttgtggtTATTTGAATCAGTGGATGTGGAACCCACAGATACACAGGGCCAAGTGTACTCTAAAGAGCTTTGGTTTAAGGATCTCACCCATGCAAATCTACTTTCAAGGGGTCTTCCTCAATGTGAATTTTATAATGGTTAGTAAGGGATGACCTCTGGCTGAAGAGTTTTCCGCATgcattacattcatagggtttctctccagtatgaattctctgatgggCAATAAGTGATGAGCTTTGCCTAAAGGTTTTCCCACATGTATTACATTCaaagggtttctctcctgtgtgaatcCTTTGatgttgaataagagctgcactTTGGCCAAAAGATATCCCACATTCCAGACATTGATatggtttctctcctgtatgaaTTCGCTGATGATTGCTAAGAGATGAGTTACACCTGAACATTTTCCCACACTCATTACATTTATAAGGTCTTTCTCCAGTGTGCATTCTCTGATGTTGAATGAGTGCTGAACTTTgtctgaaggctttcccacacacTTTACACTTACATGGtttttctccagtatgaattcgTTCATGAATAATGAGTGTTGAATGGGAACTTAAGGCTTTACCACATTCATTACAACTATACAATTTCTCTCCGGTATGAATTATTCGGTGTCTATTAAGTCGTGAAATAGAAGTGAAGccttttccacattcattacatctatagggtttttctccagtgtgaattctttCATGCTGGATGAGAGATGCACTCTGACTGAAGGCTCTCCCACACTCACTACATTTAAAAggcttctctcctgtgtgaattctctgatgatAACGAAGAGATGAACTAGACTTAAAGGTGTTGCCACATTCATTACATAAATAGgacttctttctggaatgaattcTCTGACATCCAGGAAGGGATGTGCTGCAAATGGATGCCTTCCGACCTGGGTTATATTTGTGGGGGTTGTCTCGAGCATGGATCTTCTGATGTATAAAAAGGCCTGACCTTCGGCTGAAGGATTTACCACATTCTTTACACCTATAGGATTTTTCCACAGTATGGGTTCTTAGGTGTTTACAAAGGGATGCACTATGGCTGAAGGCTTTCCCGCATTCTTTACATatatagggtttctctccagtatgagttcTTTGATGTTGAATAAGAGCTGAGCTTTGGCTGAAGGCTTTCAAACattctttacatttaaataatttctctccAGTATGGTTTTTCTGATGTTTACGAAGGGATGAATTGTGAATGAAGGCTTTTTcgcatatattacatttatagcgTTTTTCTGCTGTCTTCATTTTTGGTTGGTTAAGTAAATTTGAATTCTGTTTAAAGctatttctttgcatttcatATTTTGACGGTATTTTTTCTCTAGCAAGCCTCTGTGGCTTAACAAACACTGATTTTAGGCTGAAGTTTTGGCCAAAGTCATTGTTTTTATGGCTTCTTTCTATAGTGAGGATTTCTGTATGGGTGATTGAAATAATTTGTAAACTTTCATTTTCGtccttctgtttctttattttgtcttcataCATGCAGGGGTTTTGGGATATGAAGTTCCAGGGTTCATCTTTTTTGAGTCTCTTTCTTATCAGCCCCCAAAATGACAAGCCT is part of the Sus scrofa isolate TJ Tabasco breed Duroc chromosome 2, Sscrofa11.1, whole genome shotgun sequence genome and encodes:
- the LOC100621931 gene encoding zinc finger protein 354B isoform X1; translated protein: MATEQREARSQVSVTFEDVAVLFSRDEWRRLGPSQKNLYQDVMLENYSNLVSLGLPFSKPKVISLLQQGEDPWKVEKESPGSFSTGCKSSPKTTKSTQTQGLSFWGLIRKRLKKDEPWNFISQNPCMYEDKIKKQKDENESLQIISITHTEILTIERSHKNNDFGQNFSLKSVFVKPQRLAREKIPSKYEMQRNSFKQNSNLLNQPKMKTAEKRYKCNICEKAFIHNSSLRKHQKNHTGEKLFKCKECLKAFSQSSALIQHQRTHTGEKPYICKECGKAFSHSASLCKHLRTHTVEKSYRCKECGKSFSRRSGLFIHQKIHARDNPHKYNPGRKASICSTSLPGCQRIHSRKKSYLCNECGNTFKSSSSLRYHQRIHTGEKPFKCSECGRAFSQSASLIQHERIHTGEKPYRCNECGKGFTSISRLNRHRIIHTGEKLYSCNECGKALSSHSTLIIHERIHTGEKPCKCKVCGKAFRQSSALIQHQRMHTGERPYKCNECGKMFRCNSSLSNHQRIHTGEKPYQCLECGISFGQSAALIQHQRIHTGEKPFECNTCGKTFRQSSSLIAHQRIHTGEKPYECNACGKLFSQRSSLTNHYKIHIEEDPLKVDLHG